The proteins below come from a single Drosophila miranda strain MSH22 chromosome Y unlocalized genomic scaffold, D.miranda_PacBio2.1 Contig_Y1_pilon, whole genome shotgun sequence genomic window:
- the LOC117190552 gene encoding uncharacterized protein LOC117190552: MSDLVGTEEFSAAQLREWLESPNLPKGGSKAAMAARLNEIPVELRGQGPPAAETCENEREDEAAADQDSTKSERKEKNEKAPQAPGHNNNHGEYRAEVEMLKLQIELLKLQSEREKEGRGENTTPAASNDAGVMLLNAAKDMLPTYHGNISGNNDDVTTWIAQFKAVAKVNKMKDEKLLMLLMSKLKDKALVWLHSSPEHMSLPIDQLLNVMEDTFHPKESKLLLRRKFESRSWARGEEFSMYFNAKVSLASRIVIDDEEFIDGVIEGIPDVGLRRQAHMQCFGAPYQLLKAFEKIMLPKKYGSTEGANTGASPTPIRCYNCNSLGHVAGECRKPKRERGACYGCGSMSHQVSHCDEKKYKIASSTQGAQ, from the exons ATGTCGGACTTGGTCGGCACGGAGGAGTTCTCGGCCGCCCAGCTGCGCGAATGGCTGGAGTCCCCCAATCTAccaaaaggtggaagcaaagcTGCCATGGCAGCGAGACTTAACGAAATACCAGTAGAGCTGCGGGGACAGGGACCACCGGCAGCCGAAACATGCGAGAACGAGAGGGAAGATGAGGCGGCCGCAGATCAAGACTCGACGAAGAGCGAACGCAAAGAGAAGAACGAAAAAGCACCGCAAGCGCCTgggcacaacaacaaccatgGCGAATATCGAGCAGAGGTTGAAATGTTAAAACTGCAAAtcgagctgctgaagctgcagagcgagagggagaaggAAGGGAGAGGAGAGAACACAACACCAGCCGCCAGCAATGACGCTGGCGTCATGTTGCTAAATGCCGCCAAAGACATGTTGCCAACATATCATGGCAACATTTCTGGAAACAACGATGACGTCACAACTTGGATCGCGCAGTTTAAGGCCGTCGCAAAAGTGAACAAAATGAAGGATGAGAAGCTACTAATGCTGCTAATGTCGAAGCTTAAGGACAAAGCATTGGTGTGGCTGCATTCGAGTCCGGAGCACATGTCGCTGCCAATCGATCAATTGTTGAACGTCATGGAAGACACTTTCCATCCCAAGGAAAGCAAACTGTTGCTCCGTCGCAAGTTCGAGTCCCGTTCATGGGCACGTGGCGAGGAGTTCTCGATGTACTTCAACGCCAAAGTGTCGCTGGCATCCCGCATAGTCATTGACGACGAGGAGTTTATTGACGGAGTCATCGAAGGTATCCCAGATGTAGGCCTGCGTAGGCAAGCCCACATGCAGTGCTTTGGCGCTCCATATCAACTACTCAAGGCGTTCGAGAAGATCATGCTGCCAAAGAAGTACGGTTCAACTGAAGGGGCAAACACTGGAGCCTCGCCAACACCCATTCGCTGCTACAACTGCAACTCTTTGGGCCACGTGGCAGGGGAGTGCCGCAAGCCCAAGCGCGAAAGAGGAGCGTGCTACGGATGCGGCAGCATGAGTCACCAGGTGTCACACTGTGACGAAAAGAAGTACAAG ATTGCCTCATCGACTCAGGGAGCCCAATAA